The following DNA comes from Kitasatospora sp. NBC_01287.
GACGTGCAGATCGCCTTCGTGGACGGCTACATCGCGATGCGCGACGGGCGCTTCCCGGACGGGCCGGTGCTGGTGTTCACCCCGGAGGAGTGGCGGGCCTTCGTGCTCGGCGCCCAGGACGGGGAGTTCGACCTGACCTGAGGTCAGCTCGAGCGTCGCACAGGGACGGCCCAGGGCCGCCGGTTCTCGTGATCGGCGGCCTTCGGCGTCCGTGCCCCCCGCGTCCGATCGAGGCGGCGCGCTACGCGCTCCCCGCCGCCCGCAGGGGCGCGGGCCCGTCGGCGCGCCCGCGCAACAGGCAGGCGCCGTGCCGACCGCCCCCACGCGGTCGTGCACGGCGCCTGCTGTGCGGCCCGGTTCGCGAAACCGGGCTCCCTCCGGCTGTCCCCGACGCCGGTCCGCGAAGACCGGCGCCGCCGGGAGGCTGACGGCGGGGCCAGTGGCCCAGGCCGCCGGTGCCCGGGATCCGAACGCCCCCACGCGTCGGTGTCCCAGGCGTGGTTCGCGGGCGCGACGGAGTCGGGGAACCCACGAACCAGGCTTTGGGTGTGAAAGATGGCGAAGCTGAAAAGGTTGCACTGATCAACGAGCTGTGGTGGTGCGAGGCCGCAGTCGCTGTACGGCCCGTGCCAAGGGAGGCAGGGGTGGATGGGCGCACGCGAATGCGCCACAGCAGGCCACCCCCACGTGGAGCGGGTCCACAGCAGCTGCCGTACATCGCGACCGTAGCCCGGACGGTTGCTCAGCGTCAACATTCGTCTCGGAGCGTGGAGCTCGCGGCTCCGTGAACGCTTGGCGAACGCGCCTCGGCGGCGCCCCGTGCCGACGCGCGCCCCCGGGCACGTACGATGGCGACATGTCATTCCTCCGCCGACGCTCCGGCACCCCCGCGGGCCCGGACTTCGACGTCCTCGCGATGGATCCGGGCGACTGGCCCGGCCTCTTCGGCGCCGCGGTGATGACCGGCCCGGACGGCTCCTGCCAGGGGATCTTCCTGCGCTACGACCTGTTCGGCGGTCGCGGCCCGGCGATGTTCATCGGCAACCTGCCGGACGGATCGCCGGCCCGCGATCCTGAGGACGGCGTGCCGTTCGAGATCAGACAACTGCTCGCGGCG
Coding sequences within:
- a CDS encoding DUF397 domain-containing protein, with product MDTTGAEWLSAKQEDGSPGDVQIAFVDGYIAMRDGRFPDGPVLVFTPEEWRAFVLGAQDGEFDLT